A genomic window from Sorex araneus isolate mSorAra2 chromosome 2, mSorAra2.pri, whole genome shotgun sequence includes:
- the NEUROD4 gene encoding neurogenic differentiation factor 4, with protein MEKTYMKPKEGSELVSMPSWMDKGVGSQSGMKEEERPATYGMVRSLTEEHESIEEEEEEEEDGEKPKRRGPKKKKMTKARLERFRARRVKANARERTRMHGLNDALDNLRRVMPCYSKTQKLSKIETLRLARNYIWALSEVLETGQTPEGKGFVEMLCKGLSQPTSNLVAGCLQLGPPSILLEKREEKSPICDSVISVHNFNYQSPGLPSPPYGHMETHLINLKPPVFKSLGASSFGSHPPDCSTPPYEGPLTPPLSISGNFSLKQDASPDLDKSYSFITQYPTASLSSGHVHSNPFQAGTSRYEVPIDMSYDSYHHQGIGAQMNTIFTD; from the coding sequence ATGGAAAAAACTTATATGAAACCCAAGGAGGGGTCAGAGCTGGTCAGCATGCCATCCTGGATGGACAAAGGCGTGGGCTCACAGAGtgggatgaaggaggaggagcGACCAGCGACGTATGGGATGGTCCGCAGCTTAACTGAAGAACATGAAAGTAtcgaggaggaagaagaggaggaagaggatggagaGAAGCCCAAACGGAGGGgtcccaagaaaaagaaaatgacgaAAGCTCGTCTTGAGAGATTCAGGGCTCGAAGGGTGAAAGCCAACGCTCGAGAACGGACTAGAATGCATGGCCTGAATGACGCTCTCGATAACCTGAGGAGAGTCATGCCTTGTTACTCGAAGACCCAGAAGCTCTCTAAGATAGAGACGCTCAGGCTGGCCAGGAACTACATTTGGGCTTTGTCTGAGGTCCTGGAAACTGGCCAGACCCCCGAAGGGAAGGGCTTCGTGGAGATGCTCTGCAAAGGGCTCTCACAGCCCACGAGTAACCTGGTGGCTGGATGCCTCCAGCTGGGCCCCCCGTCCATCCTTCTGGAGAAGCGTGAGGAGAAATCACCTATTTGTGACTCTGTCATTTCTGTCCACAACTTCAACTATCAGTCTCCTGGGCTCCCCAGCCCTCCTTATGGCCACATGGAAACACATCTTATTAATCTCAAGCCCCCGGTGTTCAAGAGTTTGGGAGCGTCATCCTTTGGGAGCCACCCCCCAGACTGCAGTACCCCTCCGTATGAGGGCCCACTcacgccacccctgagcatcagtgggaaCTTCTCCTTGAAGCAAGATGCCTCTCCTGACCTGGATAAGTCCTACAGCTTCATCACGCAGTACCCCACTGCAAGTCTAAGCTCGGGGCATGTGCATTCAAACCCCTTTCAGGCCGGTACCTCTCGCTATGAGGTTCCCATAGATATGTCCTATGACTCCTACCACCACCAAGGAATTGGGGCCCAAATGAATACAATATTCACTGATTAG